From Candidatus Eremiobacteraceae bacterium, one genomic window encodes:
- a CDS encoding metalloregulator ArsR/SmtB family transcription factor, with protein sequence MSIQRCAPSTKVVDGDFDEAALLFKALGDPHRLAILATLARAQDEVCVCDFTAGLPLEQPTVSHHLRLLREAGLVRSQRRGTWVYYRLAPGVIARLRRAVNTLFSQKVAAA encoded by the coding sequence ATGTCAATACAGCGTTGCGCGCCGTCGACAAAAGTCGTCGACGGCGACTTCGATGAGGCTGCGCTGCTTTTCAAGGCCCTGGGCGATCCACATCGCCTTGCGATCCTGGCCACGCTGGCGCGCGCCCAAGATGAGGTCTGCGTCTGTGATTTCACGGCCGGTCTTCCACTTGAACAGCCCACGGTTTCTCACCATCTGCGTTTGCTGCGCGAAGCCGGCCTCGTCCGGTCGCAACGCCGCGGAACGTGGGTCTACTATCGCCTGGCTCCGGGCGTCATCGCTAGATTGCGTAGGGCTGTCAACACGCTTTTCTCTCAGAAGGTAGCGGCCGCATGA
- a CDS encoding ArsI/CadI family heavy metal resistance metalloenzyme, which translates to MKMHLNLGTRDLAKSVAFYRTLLDAEPAKSFDDYALFIADDPGLELALDRAPKADPCRAEHFGIVVDSAEAVDAAIARLRSAGLAIDVECEETCCYAKQTKVWAADPDGRRWEVYTVLEDTETRDDGDVTCCSDADPDAEECCAV; encoded by the coding sequence ATGAAGATGCATCTGAATCTCGGAACTCGCGATCTCGCAAAGAGCGTTGCCTTTTACCGTACGCTGCTCGATGCGGAGCCGGCAAAATCGTTTGATGACTACGCGCTCTTTATCGCCGACGATCCGGGACTGGAACTTGCGCTCGATCGCGCGCCGAAGGCGGACCCCTGCCGGGCAGAACATTTCGGCATCGTCGTCGATTCGGCTGAGGCCGTCGACGCGGCGATCGCGCGTCTGCGATCTGCCGGTCTGGCGATTGACGTAGAGTGCGAAGAGACATGCTGCTATGCCAAGCAGACAAAGGTGTGGGCGGCGGATCCTGACGGCAGACGCTGGGAAGTGTATACGGTTCTTGAAGACACAGAAACGCGCGACGATGGGGATGTGACCTGCTGTTCCGACGCAGACCCGGACGCCGAAGAATGCTGCGCCGTCTAA
- a CDS encoding tryptophan 2,3-dioxygenase family protein: protein MSDETADNAWWTFSIDEAVRADPEQSRFTGEMDVNPIRPGGRRMLDYHKYIGLDHLLVSQHPSSSIPDERVFITTHQLHEITFKMVAFDLAVIARTFESLMSVGGAAAIVRRCSEDEPFWRPALTAAARASFACRELLPSIMRYLGDPRDADETFSSIEFYRFRKNLEPASGFQSAQFRLIQRGLGKSNLLSIRLFPSDTYRESYGDTHDSTATVVDPLILRHDAAVATPTTSSPLALVTHLDDAAHRVLDAIGELGRGKAAAPEHIVAADVDRAIATLERILASKRRDVSGEALEERKRRHAAAVEWFREDMSSAVSAENDRREHLRRARAGAHVLREKARGSHLATILRHIVRADEALHDPAHDSFLSVHLRVTRERLRQVNAYAASRGEPEPSAGTGGGGIEYLGWAQKHLIPLFPALVAYREVGE, encoded by the coding sequence ATGAGCGACGAAACCGCCGACAACGCTTGGTGGACGTTCTCCATAGACGAAGCCGTGCGCGCGGATCCGGAGCAGAGCCGTTTCACCGGTGAGATGGACGTCAATCCGATACGCCCCGGTGGCCGGCGAATGCTCGACTATCACAAGTACATCGGACTCGATCATCTGCTTGTCAGCCAGCACCCCAGTTCGTCGATCCCGGACGAACGTGTCTTCATCACGACGCACCAGCTGCACGAGATCACGTTCAAGATGGTCGCGTTCGATTTGGCGGTCATCGCGCGCACGTTTGAATCGCTGATGTCGGTCGGCGGTGCTGCGGCGATTGTGCGGCGTTGTTCGGAGGACGAGCCGTTTTGGCGGCCCGCGCTTACCGCGGCTGCGCGGGCGAGCTTCGCGTGTCGCGAACTGCTGCCGTCGATCATGCGCTATCTCGGTGACCCGAGAGATGCCGACGAGACGTTCAGCAGCATCGAGTTCTACCGCTTTCGCAAGAACCTCGAACCCGCGAGCGGATTTCAATCGGCGCAGTTCCGGTTGATCCAGCGCGGGCTCGGCAAATCGAACCTGCTGTCGATCCGGCTTTTCCCATCGGACACATACCGCGAGAGTTACGGCGACACGCACGACTCCACCGCGACGGTCGTCGATCCGCTCATCCTCCGCCACGACGCCGCAGTGGCGACGCCCACGACGTCCTCGCCGCTCGCGCTCGTGACGCATCTCGATGATGCAGCCCATCGCGTCCTCGATGCTATCGGCGAACTTGGCCGCGGCAAAGCAGCCGCGCCGGAGCATATCGTCGCCGCAGATGTCGATCGCGCCATCGCGACGCTCGAGCGGATTCTGGCGAGCAAACGGCGAGATGTGTCAGGCGAAGCATTAGAAGAACGCAAACGGCGGCATGCAGCAGCCGTCGAATGGTTCCGTGAAGATATGAGCTCGGCGGTCTCTGCGGAGAACGATCGGCGGGAACACTTGCGACGGGCGCGCGCGGGGGCTCACGTACTGCGCGAGAAAGCTCGCGGTTCGCACCTCGCGACGATCCTCCGCCACATCGTGCGAGCCGACGAAGCGCTGCACGATCCGGCCCACGATAGTTTTCTCTCCGTGCACTTGCGCGTGACGCGCGAGCGATTGCGCCAAGTCAACGCATACGCGGCGAGCCGCGGTGAGCCGGAGCCTTCGGCCGGCACGGGCGGCGGCGGCATCGAGTATCTCGGCTGGGCGCAAAAACACCTCATTCCTCTCTTTCCGGCGCTCGTCGCGTATCGCGAAGTCGGCGAATAG
- the moaA gene encoding GTP 3',8-cyclase MoaA, protein MKSAPSDASGGATASKLECSSSAVMEKEILDTRSRPLRDLRISVTDRCNFRCTYCMPKSVFGRDFAFLPHDALLTFEEIARLARVFAGLGVEKIRLTGGEPLLRRDLEKLVAMLAAIPGISDLSLTTNGSFLANKAAKLRDAGLHRITVSLDSLDDATFRAMNDVEFPVARVLEGIEAALAAGFGPIKINMVVKRGVNEQDVVTMARRFRGPHYILRFIEYMDVGNTNGWRLDDVVPAARIVQAIHAQLPVTPAAPNYRGEVAGRYRYLDGGGEIGVIASVTQPFCRDCARARLSSEGLLYTCLFAAHGHDFRERLRGGATDRDLEAFAAAIWAGRDDRYSEIRGLATSEEPKVEMSHIGG, encoded by the coding sequence ATGAAGTCGGCCCCTTCAGACGCGTCGGGCGGAGCGACGGCGTCGAAGCTCGAATGTAGTTCATCCGCCGTTATGGAGAAAGAAATCCTCGACACCCGTTCTCGGCCGCTGCGCGACTTGCGCATCTCGGTCACGGATCGATGCAATTTTCGCTGCACGTATTGCATGCCCAAGTCCGTCTTCGGGCGCGACTTCGCATTTCTGCCGCATGACGCTCTGCTCACGTTCGAGGAGATCGCGCGCCTCGCGCGCGTGTTCGCCGGCCTTGGCGTCGAGAAGATCCGGCTGACCGGCGGCGAGCCGTTGCTCAGACGCGATCTCGAAAAACTCGTCGCGATGCTCGCCGCGATTCCCGGGATCAGCGATCTCAGCCTCACGACAAACGGCTCGTTCCTCGCGAACAAGGCGGCGAAGCTTCGCGACGCCGGATTGCACCGCATCACGGTCAGTCTCGACTCGCTCGATGACGCGACATTTCGCGCCATGAACGACGTCGAGTTTCCGGTTGCGCGAGTGCTGGAGGGCATTGAGGCGGCGCTTGCAGCCGGCTTCGGTCCGATCAAGATCAACATGGTGGTCAAACGCGGCGTCAACGAGCAGGATGTCGTGACCATGGCGCGCCGTTTCCGCGGCCCACACTATATCTTGCGCTTCATCGAATACATGGATGTGGGCAACACGAACGGCTGGCGGCTCGACGACGTCGTGCCGGCCGCGCGCATCGTCCAGGCGATCCACGCGCAGCTGCCGGTCACGCCTGCGGCGCCGAACTACCGCGGCGAGGTAGCCGGCCGCTATCGTTACCTGGACGGCGGCGGCGAGATCGGTGTCATCGCCTCCGTGACGCAGCCGTTCTGCCGCGACTGCGCTCGGGCGCGCTTGTCCTCCGAAGGTCTGCTGTACACGTGTCTGTTTGCGGCGCACGGCCATGACTTCCGCGAGCGGTTGCGCGGCGGCGCGACGGACCGGGACTTAGAAGCGTTCGCGGCGGCCATCTGGGCCGGTCGCGACGACCGCTACTCGGAGATTCGCGGTCTGGCCACCTCGGAAGAACCGAAAGTCGAGATGTCGCACATAGGAGGCTGA
- a CDS encoding arsenate reductase ArsC, whose product MTEVLFVCVHNAGRSQMAAALLHARSGGTVRVRSAGSAPAGSINAVVVEALNEVGIDIGQEFPKPMTDDVVRAADVVITMGCGDACPIYPGKRYEDWEVDDPAGKGIETVRHIRDDIERRVMRLIDQLKPATSTT is encoded by the coding sequence ATGACCGAAGTCCTTTTCGTATGCGTGCACAATGCAGGCCGCAGCCAAATGGCCGCGGCGCTGCTCCATGCGCGTTCCGGCGGAACCGTGCGCGTCCGGTCAGCCGGCAGCGCTCCCGCCGGGAGCATCAACGCCGTTGTGGTAGAAGCGCTCAACGAGGTCGGGATCGATATCGGTCAGGAGTTTCCGAAACCGATGACCGACGACGTCGTGCGCGCCGCCGACGTCGTGATCACGATGGGCTGCGGCGACGCCTGCCCGATCTATCCCGGTAAACGCTACGAGGACTGGGAGGTTGACGATCCGGCCGGCAAGGGCATCGAAACCGTGCGACATATCCGCGACGACATCGAACGCCGGGTTATGCGGCTCATCGACCAGCTCAAGCCGGCCACGTCGACCACCTGA
- a CDS encoding MIP family channel protein has protein sequence MRLRGALIAEFIGTFFLVFAGAGAIVVDSITHEVTHVGVSLVFGLVIGVLIYALGHISGAHFNPAVTISFWALGEFPARRVPWYVASQLLGAVAASELLRALFGMTGTLGVTRPQGAVTISLILEIVLTFLLAFVIFGSAVHGKAIKSFAGIAIGGTIALDALFGGPISGASMNPARSLGPALVSGIWADQWIYVVGPIAGALLAVVAYRLMTGDSNEGGP, from the coding sequence ATGCGGCTTCGGGGCGCGCTGATCGCCGAATTCATCGGCACGTTCTTCTTGGTATTCGCCGGAGCGGGCGCGATCGTCGTCGACTCGATCACTCACGAGGTGACCCACGTCGGGGTGTCGCTCGTGTTCGGGCTTGTGATCGGCGTGCTCATCTACGCGCTCGGCCATATCTCCGGCGCGCACTTCAACCCGGCGGTGACGATTTCGTTTTGGGCGCTCGGCGAATTCCCGGCGCGCCGAGTTCCGTGGTATGTTGCGAGCCAATTGCTCGGCGCAGTTGCCGCTAGCGAGCTGCTTCGGGCGCTCTTCGGTATGACAGGCACCCTCGGCGTCACACGTCCGCAAGGAGCCGTCACGATCTCCCTGATCCTCGAAATCGTGTTGACGTTTCTGCTTGCGTTCGTCATCTTCGGATCAGCTGTGCATGGAAAGGCGATCAAGAGCTTCGCCGGAATCGCGATCGGCGGCACGATCGCGCTTGATGCGCTGTTCGGCGGTCCGATCTCTGGGGCTTCGATGAATCCGGCACGCTCGCTCGGGCCGGCGTTGGTCTCCGGCATCTGGGCAGATCAGTGGATCTATGTGGTCGGGCCGATCGCCGGAGCGTTGCTGGCGGTCGTCGCGTA
- a CDS encoding 4a-hydroxytetrahydrobiopterin dehydratase, with the protein MSGLAERDCVPCKGGVPPMTAAEITLLLPQVPGWESVANHHLKKTFKFKDFAQALAFTNRVGEMAERQWHHPDIHLAWGLVAIEIWTHKIDALTESDFVFAAKCDALAPD; encoded by the coding sequence ATGAGCGGGCTGGCAGAACGCGACTGTGTGCCGTGCAAGGGGGGCGTGCCGCCCATGACGGCCGCTGAGATCACCCTGCTTCTGCCGCAGGTTCCAGGGTGGGAATCGGTCGCGAATCATCATTTGAAGAAGACATTCAAATTCAAGGATTTTGCCCAGGCACTCGCGTTCACCAACCGCGTCGGAGAGATGGCGGAACGGCAATGGCATCACCCCGATATCCATCTCGCGTGGGGGCTCGTCGCGATCGAGATCTGGACACACAAGATCGACGCCTTGACCGAGAGCGATTTCGTCTTCGCGGCGAAATGCGACGCGTTAGCCCCGGATTGA
- a CDS encoding methyltransferase domain-containing protein codes for MAEKPDAASVKDSVREQFGASAHAYVTSASHASGDDLARLLELAAPSGSERVLDVATGGGHTALAFAPHVARVTAIDLTPAMLEEARAHAARRAAPNVTFDLADAEALPYEDASFDIVVARIAPHHFADPQAFVRESARVLSKGGLFLLDDNMAPEDDELDEFMNRFEKWRDPSHVRAHKLSQWRAWMVANGLRIVGEDALQSKRYAFDEWTARMRMPADDRRALERWLLAAPKRCTEFFGLELNAGRVTSVCGTFAIIAARKP; via the coding sequence ATGGCAGAGAAACCCGATGCGGCTTCCGTGAAGGACTCCGTGCGCGAACAGTTCGGCGCCTCGGCACATGCATACGTGACGAGCGCATCGCACGCGAGCGGCGATGATTTGGCACGCTTGCTGGAACTCGCGGCCCCGAGCGGCTCTGAACGCGTGCTGGACGTCGCCACGGGCGGCGGACACACGGCCCTTGCATTCGCGCCGCACGTCGCGCGCGTCACCGCGATCGACCTCACGCCGGCGATGCTCGAGGAAGCCCGAGCGCACGCGGCGCGGCGCGCAGCGCCAAACGTGACCTTCGATCTCGCGGACGCTGAGGCGCTGCCTTACGAGGATGCGTCTTTTGACATCGTCGTCGCGCGCATCGCGCCGCACCATTTCGCAGATCCGCAGGCCTTCGTGCGCGAATCGGCGCGCGTGCTTTCAAAAGGCGGCCTTTTCTTGCTCGACGACAACATGGCGCCTGAGGACGACGAACTCGACGAATTCATGAACCGCTTTGAGAAATGGCGCGACCCGAGCCACGTTCGGGCGCATAAGCTATCGCAATGGCGTGCGTGGATGGTGGCGAACGGCCTGCGCATCGTCGGGGAAGATGCCCTGCAAAGCAAGCGCTATGCCTTCGACGAATGGACGGCGCGCATGCGCATGCCCGCCGACGACCGGCGCGCTCTCGAACGCTGGCTGCTGGCCGCGCCAAAGCGCTGCACGGAGTTCTTCGGCCTTGAGTTAAACGCAGGCCGCGTGACGAGCGTGTGCGGCACCTTCGCGATCATCGCGGCACGGAAACCATGA
- the thiC gene encoding phosphomethylpyrimidine synthase ThiC yields MSATIGTPIKPSSHKVYEDGPEGLRVPARMIHLSDGTSFKVYDTSGPHSDPGLAHDVREGLAPLRDAWIRARGDVEALDGPTSAYRREREADASLETVRFKSRREPLRAKPARNVTQMHYARRGEITPEMHYVAIREGVAPEFVRDEIARGRAILPANINHPETEPMIIGRNFLVKINANIGNSAISSSIEEEVEKMTWATRWGADTVMDLSTGKNIHETREWILRNSPVPIGTVPIYQAVEKVAGKVEELSWEIYRDTLVEQAEQGVDYFTIHAGVLMRYVPLTAKRVTGIVSRGGSIMAQWCLTHGKENFLYTHFEEICEIMKAYDVSFSLGDGLRPGCTADANDAAQFGELEALGELTEIAWRHDVQTMIEGPGHVQMHLIKENMDRQLAVCREAPFYTLGPLVTDIAPGYDHITSAIGAAMIGWYGTAMLCYVTPKEHLGLPNRKDVKDGVIAYKIAAHAADLAKGHPGARERDDVLSKARFEFRWEDQFELSLDPVTARQFHDETLPAPGAKAAHFCSMCGPHFCSMRITQDVREYAAKLEAAAAT; encoded by the coding sequence ATGAGCGCAACCATCGGAACTCCAATCAAACCGTCGAGCCACAAGGTCTACGAAGACGGACCTGAGGGTCTGCGCGTTCCCGCGCGCATGATCCATTTGAGCGACGGCACGTCTTTCAAAGTCTACGACACGAGCGGACCGCATTCGGACCCTGGTCTCGCCCACGACGTGCGCGAGGGTCTTGCACCGTTGCGCGATGCTTGGATCCGAGCCCGGGGTGACGTCGAAGCGCTTGACGGACCGACATCGGCATACCGGCGCGAGCGCGAGGCCGACGCATCGCTTGAGACGGTGCGCTTCAAGAGCAGGCGCGAACCACTGCGCGCTAAGCCAGCCCGCAACGTGACGCAGATGCACTATGCGCGCCGCGGCGAGATCACCCCGGAGATGCACTACGTGGCGATCCGTGAGGGCGTCGCGCCGGAGTTCGTGCGCGACGAGATCGCGCGCGGCCGCGCGATTCTGCCGGCCAACATCAACCATCCGGAGACCGAGCCGATGATCATCGGCCGCAACTTCTTGGTGAAGATCAACGCGAATATCGGCAACTCCGCGATCAGTTCGTCCATCGAAGAAGAAGTGGAGAAGATGACCTGGGCCACGCGCTGGGGCGCGGACACGGTCATGGACCTCTCCACCGGTAAGAATATCCACGAAACGCGCGAGTGGATCTTGCGCAATTCGCCGGTCCCGATCGGCACGGTGCCGATCTATCAGGCGGTCGAAAAAGTGGCCGGTAAGGTGGAGGAGCTGTCGTGGGAGATCTACCGCGACACGCTCGTCGAGCAAGCAGAACAAGGTGTCGACTATTTCACGATCCATGCCGGCGTGCTCATGCGTTACGTGCCGTTGACAGCTAAGCGCGTCACGGGGATCGTCTCGCGCGGCGGTTCGATCATGGCGCAGTGGTGCCTCACGCATGGCAAGGAGAACTTCCTCTACACCCATTTCGAAGAGATCTGCGAAATCATGAAGGCGTACGACGTCTCGTTCTCGCTCGGCGACGGGCTGCGTCCGGGCTGCACGGCCGATGCGAACGACGCAGCGCAGTTCGGCGAGCTGGAAGCGCTCGGCGAACTGACAGAGATCGCCTGGCGGCACGACGTCCAGACGATGATCGAGGGCCCCGGTCACGTACAGATGCATCTGATCAAGGAGAACATGGACCGGCAATTAGCGGTCTGCCGGGAGGCGCCGTTCTACACGCTTGGGCCGCTCGTCACCGATATCGCGCCGGGGTACGATCACATCACAAGCGCGATCGGCGCAGCGATGATCGGCTGGTACGGAACCGCGATGCTCTGCTACGTGACGCCGAAAGAGCATCTCGGTTTGCCGAACCGCAAAGACGTGAAAGACGGTGTGATCGCGTACAAGATCGCGGCGCACGCCGCCGACCTAGCCAAAGGACATCCCGGCGCGCGCGAACGCGACGACGTGCTGTCCAAAGCGCGCTTCGAATTTCGCTGGGAGGATCAGTTCGAGTTGTCGCTTGATCCCGTGACCGCGCGGCAATTCCACGATGAAACGCTTCCCGCACCAGGCGCAAAGGCGGCGCACTTCTGCTCGATGTGCGGTCCGCATTTCTGCTCGATGCGCATCACACAAGACGTTCGCGAGTACGCGGCCAAACTCGAAGCCGCCGCCGCCACCTAA
- the serS gene encoding serine--tRNA ligase — MLDRHAIREDPDRFRRSLRRRGVAPEAIDEFLELDRAHRALVTALDGAKAERNRLSAEFAQAKSGGADAIADLRRRSSELGESIKTQEAAAETAEARIAELLANLPNVLADDVPDGRDESANVEVGRFLEPTRFAFAAKPHWEIGERLGILDFERGVRLARSRFTVLAAMGARLNRALATFFLERNRAAGFAEISPPVLVNRESLWATGQLSKFSDAMFSVDGGELFLSPTSEVQLVNLHRDEILEADGLPICYTAFTSCFRQEAGAAGKDTRGLIRQHQFEKVEMVSLCTPDQTAAMHEKIAGQARSLLEELRLPYRMVVLSAGDTGFAARKTFDIEVWLPGQDAYREISSCSDCGDFQARRAMIRFRPQAKARPEFVHTLNGSGLALGRTLVAILENYQQADGSVVVPDALRPYLDGIDHIGP; from the coding sequence ATGCTCGATCGCCACGCCATCCGTGAAGATCCCGATCGATTTCGCCGTTCGTTGCGCCGGCGCGGCGTCGCGCCGGAAGCGATCGACGAGTTCCTCGAACTCGACCGCGCGCATCGTGCGCTCGTCACAGCGCTCGATGGCGCAAAGGCCGAACGGAACCGGCTTTCCGCAGAATTCGCTCAGGCGAAGTCAGGCGGCGCAGACGCCATAGCGGATCTACGCAGACGCTCGTCGGAGCTCGGCGAGAGCATCAAGACGCAAGAAGCCGCTGCAGAGACGGCGGAAGCCCGCATCGCCGAACTGCTTGCGAATCTTCCTAACGTGCTGGCAGACGACGTCCCCGACGGCCGTGACGAGAGCGCGAATGTCGAGGTCGGCCGCTTTCTCGAGCCCACTCGATTTGCGTTCGCGGCAAAACCGCACTGGGAGATCGGCGAACGGTTGGGAATCCTCGATTTCGAACGAGGCGTCCGGTTGGCGCGCAGTCGCTTTACTGTGCTTGCCGCGATGGGCGCGCGGCTCAATCGCGCGCTGGCGACCTTTTTCCTTGAGAGAAATCGCGCGGCCGGTTTTGCAGAGATCTCACCGCCGGTGCTCGTGAATCGGGAATCGCTGTGGGCTACCGGCCAACTCTCAAAATTCAGCGACGCGATGTTCTCGGTCGATGGCGGCGAGCTGTTCCTATCCCCGACGTCTGAAGTACAACTCGTCAACCTTCATCGCGATGAGATTCTCGAGGCCGATGGATTGCCGATCTGTTACACAGCCTTCACGTCATGCTTTCGCCAGGAGGCAGGCGCGGCCGGCAAGGACACGCGCGGGCTCATCCGTCAGCACCAATTCGAGAAGGTAGAGATGGTTTCTCTGTGCACGCCGGACCAGACGGCCGCGATGCACGAGAAAATCGCCGGTCAAGCGCGGTCGCTCTTGGAAGAACTTCGTCTGCCGTACCGGATGGTCGTGCTCTCGGCAGGCGATACGGGTTTTGCTGCGCGCAAGACGTTCGATATTGAGGTATGGCTTCCGGGGCAAGACGCGTATCGCGAGATCTCGTCGTGCAGCGACTGCGGCGACTTTCAGGCGCGCCGGGCCATGATCCGCTTCCGTCCGCAAGCGAAAGCGCGGCCCGAATTCGTTCACACGCTGAACGGCTCCGGGCTCGCGCTAGGGCGCACGCTCGTCGCCATTTTGGAGAACTACCAGCAGGCGGATGGATCAGTGGTCGTGCCGGATGCGCTGCGGCCATACCTCGACGGCATTGACCACATCGGACCGTAA